A stretch of the Actinomycetota bacterium genome encodes the following:
- the larB gene encoding nickel pincer cofactor biosynthesis protein LarB: MADIVDERALTELLDDVATGQLPADEALERLRDLPYEALDDLRIDHHRELRTGAAEAVLAQGKTPRQVVDAARALAARGGGAVLVTRADATHAEALSTAFPDARHAERSGLWVIRSAQVAPGSRGRLVVVTAGTSDLPVAEEASVAAEALGHEVERITDVGVAGVHRVLEHRGAFDAADAVIVVAGMEGALPSVIGGLTSAPVVAVPTSVGYGASFEGLAALLGMLSSCAPGIAVVNIDNGFGAAQVAHRIVRTARARSSRAGSTD, translated from the coding sequence ATGGCCGACATCGTGGACGAACGTGCGCTGACCGAGCTGCTCGACGACGTCGCGACCGGGCAGCTCCCGGCCGACGAGGCGCTCGAACGGCTCCGCGATCTGCCCTACGAGGCACTCGACGACCTGCGGATCGACCACCATCGGGAGCTGCGGACCGGCGCCGCAGAAGCGGTCCTCGCCCAGGGGAAGACCCCCCGGCAGGTCGTCGACGCGGCCCGGGCGCTCGCGGCTCGCGGCGGCGGCGCGGTGCTCGTAACACGCGCCGACGCCACCCACGCCGAGGCGCTGTCGACGGCGTTCCCGGACGCCCGGCACGCCGAGCGCTCCGGTCTGTGGGTGATCCGTTCCGCCCAGGTCGCTCCCGGGTCCCGGGGACGGCTCGTCGTCGTGACGGCCGGAACCTCCGACCTGCCGGTCGCCGAGGAAGCGTCCGTCGCCGCGGAGGCGCTCGGCCACGAGGTCGAACGGATCACCGATGTCGGGGTCGCCGGCGTGCACCGGGTCCTCGAACACCGTGGTGCGTTCGACGCGGCCGACGCCGTCATCGTCGTCGCCGGGATGGAAGGAGCGCTCCCGTCGGTGATCGGCGGCCTCACATCGGCGCCCGTCGTCGCAGTTCCTACGAGCGTGGGCTACGGCGCGTCGTTCGAGGGTCTGGCGGCCCTGCTCGGGATGCTGTCCTCGTGCGCACCCGGCATCGCCGTGGTCAACATCGACAACGGGTTCGGAGCCGCCCAGGTCGCGCACCGGATCGTGCGGACCGCGCGCGCCCGGAGCTCCCGGGCCGGCTCGACGGACTGA
- a CDS encoding TetR/AcrR family transcriptional regulator — MPAHTEWGHARRWHILRAAEEMLRYRGVKNTGFRDIAARAEMSPGHVQHYFRSKQDLLLDTLIAIDDRTSNASDRDGRTIAAPMDRLRRFIDDYLPEGPRDLRWQLLLEVARPINYEPTIRPLVLRDDARRRSLGALLLEASGQQPRQFDDGPLSPAAERILTTLDGLALRIVLRVTPTSRTHALIEARRAIARELERA, encoded by the coding sequence GTGCCGGCACACACCGAGTGGGGTCACGCGCGCCGATGGCACATCCTTCGAGCCGCCGAGGAGATGCTCCGCTACCGCGGTGTGAAGAACACGGGATTCCGTGACATCGCAGCACGGGCCGAGATGAGTCCGGGACATGTGCAGCACTACTTCCGCTCCAAGCAGGACCTTCTGCTGGATACCCTCATCGCGATCGACGACCGAACCAGCAACGCCAGCGACCGCGACGGTCGGACCATCGCGGCCCCGATGGATCGCTTGCGGAGGTTCATCGACGACTACCTCCCGGAAGGACCGCGAGATCTCCGATGGCAACTCCTGCTGGAGGTGGCTCGACCGATCAACTACGAGCCCACGATCCGCCCTCTCGTCCTCCGCGATGACGCGCGCCGTCGATCGCTCGGAGCCCTGCTCCTCGAGGCCTCCGGTCAACAACCGCGACAGTTCGACGACGGCCCGCTCTCTCCGGCGGCCGAGCGCATCCTGACGACCTTGGACGGACTGGCGCTCAGGATCGTTCTCCGGGTGACACCGACCTCGAGGACCCACGCCCTGATCGAAGCTCGGCGCGCGATCGCGCGCGAGCTCGAACGCGCCTGA
- a CDS encoding PAS domain-containing protein: MSDVSPGPAEQGDRSFDARYRALVEQIPAVTYVIPPGSPDLPCLHVSPQIERLSGYTPEEWMADPHLWERTIHPDDLDRVLAESRRVDDTDQPWHIEYRLVHRSGEVVWVHDRASILPDGAGARLWHGVLLDITAQKLAQEAQRESEERYRALVEQIPAGVYLVSVDGPPETIYVSPSIEDVTGFPVSAFQDDPTLWASRVVGEGADTALERWKAASATGERLEHEYQFLRADGTRIWIKDRSVGLRDGAGTTRYRQGLASDVSDRKIREQRLHESEAMYRALVENIPAVVYILAPDGDGSTLYVSPHVERLLGYTRQEWLDQPDIWMELLHHDDRERVLDAYDRANETGGRFAEEYRLIADDGRVVWFRDDATLVRDEEGRPQLWQGVRLDITDQKLAEQGLRTARDELDLRVRERTTSLEDANEMMMLEIAERKATETRLRRAEAKYRGLVEQIPGAVAYIWEVDPTSTFADAYTSPAIEQLLGYTVQEWHDGDFYLSRVHPDDYDLMLAATRRSERTGEPYDLEVRYLHKDGRVVWVRERAALLERSDDGRPKLFNAVMIDVTERKQAEDRVRAAEDRQRALLEQIPGAVAYVWEAGSDGAASPVGYISPQLASVLGYTVAEWTARAGFWRERVHPDDRDAVIRGTGRCEETGEPFAMEYRYLAKDGRVVWVMDQSLLVERGVDGGRGCSRACSSTSPNGSSTSGRSSKRRNATERWSSRSPRSCTSKRSTPRIRRSAAWCS, translated from the coding sequence ATGTCGGACGTCTCCCCCGGCCCCGCCGAGCAGGGCGATCGCTCGTTCGATGCCCGTTACCGGGCCCTCGTCGAGCAGATCCCCGCGGTCACCTACGTGATCCCACCGGGGTCGCCCGACCTCCCGTGCCTCCACGTCAGTCCGCAGATCGAACGCCTGTCCGGCTACACCCCGGAGGAGTGGATGGCCGACCCCCACCTCTGGGAGCGCACGATCCATCCCGACGACCTCGACCGGGTGCTGGCCGAGAGCCGGCGCGTGGACGACACCGACCAGCCCTGGCACATCGAGTACCGGCTCGTGCACCGCAGCGGCGAGGTCGTATGGGTCCACGACCGGGCTTCGATCCTCCCCGACGGCGCCGGGGCCCGGCTGTGGCACGGTGTCCTGCTCGACATCACCGCGCAGAAGCTCGCGCAGGAGGCGCAACGCGAGAGCGAGGAGCGATACCGGGCCCTCGTGGAGCAGATCCCGGCGGGCGTCTACCTCGTCTCGGTCGACGGGCCGCCGGAAACGATCTACGTCAGCCCCTCGATCGAGGACGTCACGGGGTTCCCTGTCTCGGCGTTCCAGGACGATCCGACCCTGTGGGCCTCTCGCGTCGTGGGCGAGGGAGCCGACACCGCTCTGGAGCGCTGGAAGGCGGCGAGTGCCACCGGCGAGCGTCTCGAACACGAGTACCAGTTCTTGCGGGCCGATGGAACACGGATCTGGATCAAGGACCGGAGCGTCGGACTGCGCGACGGTGCGGGGACGACGCGCTATCGGCAGGGGCTCGCATCCGACGTTTCCGACCGGAAGATCCGGGAGCAGCGGCTGCACGAGTCCGAGGCGATGTACCGCGCGCTCGTGGAGAACATCCCCGCGGTGGTCTACATCCTGGCTCCGGACGGCGACGGATCGACCCTGTACGTGAGTCCGCACGTCGAACGCCTGCTCGGCTACACCCGTCAGGAGTGGCTCGACCAACCCGACATCTGGATGGAGCTGCTCCACCACGACGACCGGGAGCGCGTGCTCGACGCCTACGACCGTGCGAACGAAACCGGCGGGAGATTCGCCGAGGAGTACCGCCTGATCGCCGACGACGGACGCGTGGTGTGGTTCCGCGACGATGCGACGCTCGTGCGCGACGAGGAAGGGCGACCGCAACTGTGGCAGGGCGTCCGTCTCGACATCACCGATCAGAAGCTCGCGGAACAAGGACTGCGTACCGCCCGCGACGAGCTCGACCTCCGGGTGCGCGAGCGCACGACGAGCCTCGAGGACGCGAACGAGATGATGATGCTCGAGATCGCCGAACGGAAGGCGACCGAGACCCGCTTGCGCAGAGCCGAGGCGAAGTACCGCGGACTGGTCGAACAGATCCCCGGGGCGGTCGCCTACATCTGGGAGGTCGATCCGACGAGCACGTTCGCCGATGCGTACACGAGTCCCGCGATCGAACAGCTCCTCGGTTACACGGTGCAGGAATGGCATGATGGCGACTTCTACCTGTCGCGCGTGCATCCCGACGACTACGACCTCATGCTCGCGGCGACGCGTCGATCCGAGCGCACGGGCGAGCCCTACGACCTCGAGGTGCGCTACCTCCACAAGGACGGACGCGTCGTGTGGGTGCGTGAGCGAGCAGCGCTGCTGGAACGCTCCGACGACGGCCGCCCGAAGCTGTTCAACGCCGTCATGATCGACGTGACCGAACGCAAGCAGGCCGAGGACCGGGTCCGGGCGGCGGAGGATCGCCAGCGCGCGCTGCTCGAGCAGATCCCCGGGGCGGTCGCCTACGTCTGGGAGGCCGGTTCGGACGGCGCAGCCAGCCCCGTCGGCTACATCAGTCCCCAGCTCGCTTCGGTGCTCGGCTACACGGTGGCCGAGTGGACCGCGCGTGCGGGGTTCTGGCGCGAGCGCGTCCATCCCGACGACCGCGACGCGGTGATCCGAGGAACCGGCCGGTGCGAGGAGACCGGGGAACCGTTCGCGATGGAGTACCGGTACCTGGCGAAGGACGGACGCGTCGTCTGGGTGATGGACCAGTCGCTGCTCGTCGAGCGCGGCGTGGACGGGGGCCGTGGCTGTTCCAGGGCGTGTTCTTCGACATCACCGAACGGAAGCAGTACGAGCGGCAGATCCTCGAAGCGGAGGAACGCTACCGAACGCTGGTCGAGCAGATCCCCGCGATCGTGTACGTCGAAGCGGTCGACGCCACGGATCCGACGATCAGCCGCGTGGTGTTCGTGA
- a CDS encoding PAS domain-containing protein — MYVEAVDATDPTISRVVFVSPQVQEVLGYSSDELVSEPNHLQRLIHPDDWPGFAEEDRRSSRTGSPFSHEYRAIAKDGSIVWLQSRATLIRDDEGRPRFWHGIAIDITPRLQREQGGGALGGSIPGGSDRKTVAPPTRD, encoded by the coding sequence GTGTACGTCGAAGCGGTCGACGCCACGGATCCGACGATCAGCCGCGTGGTGTTCGTGAGCCCGCAGGTCCAGGAGGTGCTCGGCTACAGCTCCGACGAGCTCGTCTCCGAGCCCAACCATCTGCAGCGGTTGATCCACCCCGACGACTGGCCGGGGTTCGCCGAGGAGGATCGCCGATCCTCGCGGACCGGCTCGCCCTTCTCGCATGAGTACCGGGCGATCGCGAAGGACGGCTCGATCGTGTGGCTCCAGAGCCGGGCCACCCTGATCCGTGACGATGAGGGCCGGCCCCGTTTCTGGCACGGGATCGCGATCGACATCACCCCTCGGCTCCAGCGCGAGCAGGGTGGTGGTGCGCTCGGCGGCTCGATCCCGGGCGGTTCCGACCGAAAGACGGTAGCCCCCCCTACCCGCGATTAG
- a CDS encoding DUF1801 domain-containing protein, with the protein MASIPAEPRGALEKLRTTIKAAAPDATEAISYQMPAFKDHGSFLVSYAAFKDHCSLFPASDAVMQELGDELKPYVAGKGTIRFHADKPLPAALVKKVVKIRLAENAAIRDR; encoded by the coding sequence ATGGCGTCGATCCCGGCGGAGCCGCGCGGGGCTCTGGAGAAGCTCCGGACGACGATCAAGGCCGCCGCGCCCGACGCGACCGAGGCGATCAGCTACCAGATGCCCGCGTTCAAGGATCACGGTAGCTTCCTCGTGTCCTACGCCGCGTTCAAGGATCACTGCAGCCTGTTCCCTGCGAGCGATGCGGTCATGCAGGAGCTCGGCGACGAGTTGAAGCCCTACGTCGCCGGGAAGGGAACGATCCGCTTCCACGCGGACAAGCCCCTGCCCGCCGCGCTGGTGAAGAAGGTCGTCAAGATACGGCTCGCGGAGAACGCAGCGATCCGAGATCGCTGA
- the larC gene encoding nickel pincer cofactor biosynthesis protein LarC — protein MRLLYFDCIAGISGDMALGALVDAGADGDTIRDRLNALPIEPFELSFEQVEADGIGATRAIVETPASEVIRTYASIRQVLDAADLPEPARALAQRIFRRLAEAEARVHNKEVELVTFHEVGAVDSIVDIVGVALALTDLGADRIFSSAVPTGMGLVRVDHGMLPIPAPAVVELLRGVPLYSRGVPVELTTPTGAAILAATVEGYGDLPSMRVDASGYGAGTRQLDFPNVLRVLLGEEATGAGARHGHGIAGPGRSREVVLETNVDDLSPELIAATVESALGAGAQDAWCTPIVMKKGRAAVTVSVLCSSELEEDLTRLLFLETGTLGVRSTPVDKRVLERRSIEVATSAGTVRVKIGVLDGRVVRTAPEYDDVARVAREGGVPARQIHDEAMRLASEALGDDSAGPGPGNGSPDGPPDRSG, from the coding sequence GTGCGGCTCCTCTACTTCGACTGCATCGCGGGGATCTCCGGGGACATGGCACTCGGTGCGCTCGTCGACGCCGGCGCGGACGGCGACACGATCCGCGACCGGTTGAACGCGCTTCCGATCGAACCGTTCGAGCTCTCGTTCGAGCAGGTCGAGGCCGACGGGATCGGCGCGACGCGGGCGATCGTCGAGACGCCCGCGAGCGAGGTGATCCGCACCTACGCGAGCATCCGGCAGGTGCTCGATGCCGCCGACCTCCCGGAGCCGGCCCGCGCGCTCGCCCAGCGCATCTTCCGCCGGCTCGCCGAGGCGGAGGCGCGGGTCCACAACAAGGAGGTCGAGCTCGTCACGTTCCACGAAGTCGGCGCCGTCGACTCGATCGTCGACATCGTCGGGGTCGCGCTCGCGCTCACCGATCTCGGCGCCGATCGGATCTTCAGCTCGGCGGTGCCGACCGGGATGGGACTCGTGCGGGTCGATCACGGCATGCTCCCGATCCCGGCGCCGGCGGTCGTCGAGCTGCTGCGCGGCGTTCCCCTGTATTCACGCGGCGTCCCGGTCGAGCTGACGACGCCGACCGGGGCGGCGATCCTCGCGGCGACGGTCGAGGGCTACGGTGACCTGCCGTCGATGCGGGTGGATGCGTCCGGGTACGGAGCCGGAACCCGACAGCTCGACTTCCCCAACGTCCTGCGCGTGCTCCTCGGCGAGGAGGCGACCGGCGCGGGAGCACGTCACGGTCATGGGATCGCGGGACCCGGCCGATCGCGCGAGGTGGTACTGGAGACCAACGTCGACGATCTCTCGCCGGAACTGATCGCGGCGACGGTGGAGAGCGCACTCGGGGCGGGAGCGCAGGACGCGTGGTGTACCCCGATCGTGATGAAGAAAGGTCGCGCTGCCGTGACGGTCTCGGTGCTGTGCTCCTCCGAGCTCGAGGAGGACCTCACGCGTCTGCTGTTCCTCGAGACCGGAACCCTCGGCGTGCGCTCCACCCCGGTGGACAAGCGGGTGCTCGAACGCCGGTCGATCGAGGTCGCGACGAGCGCGGGGACCGTCCGGGTGAAGATCGGGGTGCTCGACGGGCGCGTCGTTCGGACCGCTCCCGAGTACGACGACGTGGCGCGCGTCGCGCGGGAGGGCGGAGTCCCGGCGCGGCAGATCCACGACGAGGCGATGCGTCTGGCCTCCGAGGCGCTCGGCGACGACTCCGCCGGGCCCGGCCCGGGAAACGGCTCGCCGGACGGTCCTCCCGATCGCTCCGGATGA
- a CDS encoding DUF5317 domain-containing protein, whose protein sequence is MRALLIVITTCVVAGYAFGGRLSGLSTTRFRWWGLAVAGLLLQVGPVPGPILVPLLIASFAMLVVFALVNVRLSGFALVFVGITMNAVVITANFGMPVTRYALEESGQRDTIAILNSMDQTKHHIATDNDVLLVLSDWIPVPPPVKQAISIGDLVMWVGAGIFVVSAMRHPVVAPHAELAPSGPGDGVER, encoded by the coding sequence ATGCGAGCGCTGCTCATCGTTATCACCACGTGCGTCGTCGCGGGATACGCGTTCGGCGGACGTCTGTCCGGGCTGAGCACGACGCGGTTCCGCTGGTGGGGTCTCGCCGTGGCGGGGTTGCTGCTGCAGGTCGGTCCGGTTCCCGGACCGATCCTCGTTCCCCTCTTGATCGCCTCATTCGCGATGCTCGTCGTGTTTGCGCTCGTCAACGTCCGGTTGTCTGGGTTCGCGCTGGTGTTCGTGGGGATCACGATGAACGCTGTCGTGATCACGGCCAATTTCGGTATGCCGGTAACGAGGTATGCCCTCGAGGAATCCGGACAGCGCGACACGATCGCCATCCTGAACTCCATGGATCAGACGAAGCATCACATCGCCACCGACAACGACGTGCTTCTCGTGCTCAGCGACTGGATCCCGGTGCCGCCGCCGGTCAAACAGGCGATCAGCATCGGAGACTTGGTGATGTGGGTCGGTGCGGGGATCTTCGTCGTCTCCGCGATGCGCCATCCCGTGGTCGCGCCACACGCGGAGCTTGCCCCATCCGGACCGGGAGACGGAGTCGAGCGATGA
- a CDS encoding HAMP domain-containing sensor histidine kinase, translating to MDTTVGAENQTSRHSMSAERLKLVEGIAQFLVIFVTGAWMIVALLRTDSADLQLTSIVFFALTVTAVDVIPVNAWAGMQLSLSFPILIAVAITFTPPVAGLIALLGSIDPRELRGEVGLVNALSNRFQVALSVILGSAVFYLLRPDEGPWYWDFPAAMAATLVAYATNATVVAIVVSLRERTSVVKVIERMHGARPWEFLVSYLGLGLFGVVIAQFYELEGAWPVVAFLAPLVFARQMYFRSRALADQLAERNELLQEQAERLEQLLQKEVETVDELRELNRMKGEFVAVVSHELRTPVTALIGYAKTLQQGEFAEDAMLRQEFLERMERQGDRLLRLVENLLTASRLESRELPLSIQRVLFEDVSREVVEGLSGEASRVIVDVPTDLPVLHTDRQLLSRVVSNLIDNALKYSPDGTPCELGARADGDGVMFWVRDHGIGIPAEKVDRIFDRFYQVDSSSTRTFRGAGLGLSLVADLLKHLGGKIDVDSIPDQGSTFTVRIPRQHPMATEEDTSTDSSAVG from the coding sequence GTGGACACGACGGTGGGCGCAGAGAACCAGACGTCACGGCACTCCATGTCGGCCGAACGCCTGAAGCTCGTCGAGGGCATCGCGCAGTTCTTGGTGATCTTCGTAACGGGCGCCTGGATGATCGTGGCGCTCCTTCGCACCGATAGCGCCGATCTGCAGCTCACGTCGATCGTCTTCTTCGCGCTGACCGTGACTGCGGTCGACGTGATCCCGGTCAATGCCTGGGCCGGGATGCAACTCTCGCTCTCGTTCCCGATCCTCATCGCCGTGGCGATCACTTTCACACCTCCGGTCGCGGGATTGATCGCGTTGCTCGGCTCGATCGACCCTCGTGAACTCCGCGGCGAGGTCGGGCTGGTCAACGCCCTCTCGAACCGATTCCAGGTCGCGCTGTCGGTGATCCTGGGTAGCGCGGTGTTCTACCTGCTGCGTCCCGATGAAGGCCCCTGGTACTGGGACTTCCCCGCCGCGATGGCTGCGACCCTCGTCGCCTACGCGACGAACGCGACCGTCGTCGCGATCGTCGTGTCGCTGCGCGAACGCACGAGCGTGGTCAAGGTCATCGAGCGGATGCACGGCGCGCGACCGTGGGAGTTCCTCGTCTCCTACCTCGGGCTCGGACTGTTCGGCGTCGTGATCGCACAGTTCTACGAGCTCGAGGGCGCGTGGCCCGTCGTGGCCTTCCTCGCACCGCTCGTGTTCGCCCGGCAGATGTACTTCCGCAGCCGCGCCCTCGCCGACCAGCTCGCCGAACGAAACGAGCTGCTCCAGGAGCAGGCCGAGCGCCTGGAACAGCTGCTCCAGAAGGAGGTCGAGACCGTCGACGAGCTGCGCGAGCTCAACCGGATGAAGGGAGAGTTCGTCGCCGTCGTCTCCCACGAGCTACGGACGCCGGTGACCGCGCTGATCGGGTACGCGAAGACGCTCCAACAGGGCGAGTTTGCCGAGGACGCGATGCTGCGCCAGGAGTTCCTGGAACGGATGGAACGTCAGGGCGACCGGCTGCTGCGCCTGGTCGAGAACCTGTTGACAGCTTCACGGCTGGAGAGCCGGGAACTGCCGCTATCGATCCAGCGCGTGCTGTTCGAGGACGTCAGCCGCGAGGTCGTCGAGGGGCTGTCGGGCGAAGCGAGCCGCGTGATCGTCGACGTTCCGACCGACCTGCCGGTGCTGCACACCGACCGCCAGCTGCTCTCGCGCGTGGTGTCGAACCTGATCGACAACGCCCTGAAGTACTCCCCCGACGGGACGCCGTGCGAGCTGGGCGCGCGAGCCGACGGGGACGGCGTCATGTTCTGGGTGCGCGACCATGGGATCGGGATCCCCGCCGAGAAGGTGGACCGGATCTTCGATCGCTTCTATCAGGTCGACTCCTCGTCGACGCGAACCTTCCGCGGCGCCGGGCTCGGCCTGTCGCTGGTGGCCGACTTGCTCAAGCACCTCGGCGGCAAGATCGATGTCGACAGCATCCCCGACCAGGGGAGCACGTTCACGGTGCGGATCCCGCGCCAGCACCCGATGGCGACGGAGGAAGACACCTCGACCGACAGCTCTGCCGTCGGCTGA
- the serS gene encoding serine--tRNA ligase yields the protein MLDLKALRDDPVPFRAGLARRGMADVVDELLALDERRRSLTTEVDRLRADRNKGSKAIGGAQGDQKQQLIAEVAQVSARLKGLEPELTEVEEQLRAMLGRTPNLPHESVPDGGEDDAVEVGRHGEVPTFDFEVRDHVALGELLGVLDTDRAGRTSGSRFVYLLGDLVLVQFALVQHALSIAMREGFVPVIPPVMVREEAMYGTGFFPGDESQLYATRDDDLYLVGTSEVPLAAFHMGEILDEAELPLRYSGYSTCFRREAGTYGKDTGGMFRVHQFDKVEMFSFTTPEESWNEHERILAIEEEIMGNLGLHFRVVNIAIGDLGAPAAKKYDIEGWLPGQDAYRELTSCSNCTDYQARRLQTRVRRPDGSIEVVHTLNGTATAVGRTLIALLENGQRADGSVAMPEALWPWLPGSARELTPKG from the coding sequence ATGCTCGACCTGAAAGCACTCCGAGACGACCCTGTCCCGTTCCGCGCGGGGCTCGCGCGACGCGGGATGGCCGATGTCGTCGACGAGCTTCTCGCGCTCGACGAGCGCCGCCGTTCGCTGACCACCGAGGTCGACCGGCTTCGCGCCGACCGGAACAAGGGATCGAAGGCGATCGGCGGAGCGCAGGGCGACCAGAAGCAGCAGCTGATCGCCGAGGTCGCGCAGGTCTCCGCGCGGCTGAAGGGGCTCGAGCCCGAGCTCACCGAGGTCGAGGAGCAGCTCCGGGCGATGCTCGGCCGCACCCCGAATCTTCCTCACGAGAGTGTGCCCGACGGAGGCGAGGACGACGCCGTCGAGGTCGGTCGCCACGGCGAGGTGCCCACGTTCGACTTCGAGGTGCGTGACCATGTCGCGCTCGGCGAGTTGCTCGGAGTGCTCGATACCGATCGTGCGGGGCGGACGAGCGGCTCGCGGTTCGTGTACCTGCTCGGCGATCTGGTGCTGGTCCAGTTCGCGCTTGTCCAGCACGCGCTGTCGATCGCGATGCGCGAGGGCTTCGTCCCCGTGATCCCGCCGGTCATGGTGCGCGAGGAGGCGATGTACGGCACGGGGTTCTTCCCCGGGGACGAGAGCCAGCTCTACGCCACCCGCGACGACGACCTGTACCTGGTGGGAACCAGTGAGGTGCCGCTTGCCGCCTTCCACATGGGTGAGATCCTCGATGAGGCCGAGCTCCCGCTGCGCTATTCGGGCTACTCGACGTGCTTCCGTCGCGAGGCCGGCACCTACGGCAAGGACACGGGTGGGATGTTTCGTGTCCACCAGTTCGACAAGGTCGAGATGTTCAGCTTCACCACGCCCGAGGAGTCGTGGAACGAACACGAGCGGATCCTCGCGATAGAGGAAGAGATCATGGGCAACCTCGGTCTGCACTTCCGCGTGGTGAACATCGCGATCGGCGACCTCGGTGCTCCCGCGGCCAAGAAGTACGACATCGAGGGTTGGCTGCCGGGTCAGGACGCCTATCGGGAGCTCACCTCGTGTTCGAACTGCACGGACTACCAGGCGCGCCGCCTGCAGACGCGCGTGCGCCGGCCCGACGGGTCGATAGAGGTGGTGCACACCCTGAACGGAACGGCGACGGCCGTCGGCCGGACCCTGATCGCCCTCCTCGAGAACGGTCAGCGTGCGGACGGATCGGTCGCGATGCCCGAAGCGTTGTGGCCGTGGCTGCCCGGATCGGCTCGCGAGCTCACGCCCAAGGGCTGA
- a CDS encoding polymer-forming cytoskeletal protein, producing the protein MTIFKRDEVEDVRHPAGETGESQAEQRGAAERPSRREVRRMEQSGEVTVIGGGAKLEGTIVSAGSLRVDGQVKGQIQADGDVMLSSGSRVEADVTAASVSVAGSLRGTVTVTGRAELKSGGRVEGNISSASLVVEEGAIFDGQSTMQRKGQPTPGERSSGEQRKEVSVP; encoded by the coding sequence ATGACGATCTTCAAGCGCGACGAGGTCGAGGACGTGCGGCACCCGGCCGGAGAGACGGGCGAGAGCCAAGCGGAGCAGCGTGGAGCCGCGGAGCGGCCCTCGCGACGGGAGGTGCGTCGGATGGAGCAGAGCGGCGAGGTGACGGTCATCGGTGGCGGAGCGAAGCTCGAGGGAACGATCGTGTCGGCCGGGTCTCTCCGGGTCGACGGTCAGGTCAAGGGACAGATCCAGGCCGACGGCGACGTCATGCTGAGTTCGGGCAGTCGCGTCGAGGCGGATGTGACGGCCGCGAGCGTGTCGGTCGCCGGCTCGTTGCGCGGCACCGTCACGGTCACCGGGCGCGCCGAGCTGAAGAGTGGTGGCCGCGTCGAAGGCAACATCTCGTCCGCGAGCCTCGTGGTCGAGGAGGGCGCGATCTTCGACGGGCAGAGCACGATGCAGCGCAAGGGTCAGCCGACGCCGGGAGAGCGATCGTCGGGCGAGCAACGCAAAGAGGTCTCCGTCCCCTGA
- a CDS encoding DUF4446 family protein, translating to MTLPNETLVILVLVSLGLNAIALIALLFGSMARRRREAQPVDPQALDPTVRGIFEDHLHSIKRLEGAARSLHKKDLDLEELLHASVRRVGLVRYDAFEDVGGRLSFSAAMLDDAGNGMVLTSINGRQDTRVYAKPVQAGESPYNLSVEEAEAIRQGVSGPREAVKA from the coding sequence ATGACCCTGCCGAACGAAACCCTCGTGATCCTCGTCCTCGTCAGCCTCGGGCTGAACGCGATCGCGTTGATCGCGCTGCTGTTCGGTTCGATGGCTCGCCGCCGCCGTGAAGCCCAACCGGTGGATCCGCAGGCACTGGACCCGACGGTCCGCGGGATATTCGAGGACCATCTCCATTCGATCAAGCGACTCGAGGGCGCAGCGCGTTCGCTCCACAAGAAGGATCTCGACCTCGAGGAGCTGCTCCATGCGTCCGTCCGGCGCGTCGGTCTCGTGCGCTACGACGCGTTCGAGGACGTCGGCGGACGTCTTTCGTTCTCGGCGGCGATGCTCGACGATGCGGGTAACGGCATGGTCCTGACCTCGATCAACGGCCGGCAGGACACGCGCGTGTACGCGAAACCGGTCCAAGCGGGCGAGAGTCCCTATAACCTCTCGGTCGAGGAGGCCGAGGCGATCCGTCAAGGGGTCTCCGGACCCCGCGAGGCGGTGAAGGCATGA